A region from the Deltaproteobacteria bacterium genome encodes:
- a CDS encoding HDOD domain-containing protein: MIPELLTGEPALVVERIHDLPTLPEVYQRLSSTIDNPFFSLWEIERIIRQDPVITARLLHFVNSPLYSLNTPVATVSEAIRTVGYDALKQLILTTSVIDMFQQEQHGALSIHTFWEHCLGTAAAARQLASWIGAECPEEFFVAGLLHDIGKLIHNHYAPDKFRTVVALATAERLTLEAAEQKVLGFSHTQTGGFLVHRWGLSPAIQRAVAYHHSPSVPDLLSPTLHEHVVHCADLISIGLGLGFSGSCHFPPFVPLSWEVLRLSSGHLAEVLRATQREVTHLMTILFGDYAE, from the coding sequence ATGATACCGGAATTGTTGACAGGAGAACCGGCACTGGTCGTTGAACGGATTCATGATCTGCCGACGCTACCGGAAGTGTACCAGCGGCTCTCTTCAACTATCGATAATCCCTTTTTTTCGCTGTGGGAGATTGAACGGATCATCAGGCAAGATCCGGTGATCACCGCTCGGCTGCTCCATTTTGTCAATTCACCGCTGTATAGCTTGAACACGCCAGTAGCGACGGTAAGCGAGGCGATTCGCACGGTCGGGTACGATGCCCTCAAACAGTTGATCTTGACCACGAGCGTCATCGACATGTTCCAACAGGAGCAGCATGGCGCATTATCTATACATACCTTCTGGGAGCATTGCTTGGGTACCGCGGCAGCGGCACGACAACTTGCTTCGTGGATCGGCGCCGAGTGTCCTGAAGAATTTTTTGTTGCTGGATTACTACACGATATCGGTAAGCTGATTCATAACCACTATGCACCAGACAAGTTTCGCACTGTGGTCGCGCTGGCAACTGCAGAGCGCTTGACCCTTGAAGCGGCAGAGCAAAAAGTTCTGGGGTTTTCGCATACGCAAACCGGAGGTTTTTTAGTGCATCGCTGGGGGTTGTCTCCTGCGATCCAACGGGCAGTAGCCTATCACCATTCCCCGTCCGTCCCGGATTTGCTGTCTCCGACGTTACACGAACATGTCGTCCACTGTGCGGATTTAATTAGTATCGGACTCGGCTTGGGATTCAGTGGCAGTTGCCACTTCCCACCCTTTGTCCCGTTATCGTGGGAAGTGTTGCGCCTATCTTCCGGCCACCTCGCGGAAGTTTTGCGCGCGACGCAACGTGAAGTAACACACCTCATGACCATTCTCTTTGGCGATTATGCGGAATGA